A single genomic interval of Oceanithermus profundus DSM 14977 harbors:
- a CDS encoding SDR family NAD(P)-dependent oxidoreductase, whose protein sequence is MVRGKAVLVTGASRGIGEAVARALAWRGAKVGLFARGREALEDLARELVYPESGGAAIPLPGDVTRPDDLVAAVERLEAAFGPVWALVNSAGVGVFGPVWELSEDDWARVRATNLDGAFYAMRAVLPTMLREQRGTIVHIGSLAGRYAFAGGAAYNASKFGLLGLAEASLHDLRPRGVRVSTILPGSVNTTFSSARADADWKIQPTDVAETVLYVLESDTGVIPSVIELRPRRSKPAG, encoded by the coding sequence GTGGTGCGCGGCAAGGCGGTGCTCGTCACCGGGGCCAGCCGCGGCATCGGCGAGGCGGTGGCGCGGGCGCTGGCCTGGCGCGGCGCCAAGGTGGGCCTCTTCGCGCGCGGACGCGAAGCCCTCGAGGACCTGGCCCGCGAGCTCGTCTACCCCGAGTCGGGCGGCGCCGCGATCCCCCTGCCCGGCGACGTCACCCGTCCGGACGACCTGGTTGCGGCGGTGGAGCGGCTGGAGGCCGCCTTCGGCCCCGTCTGGGCGCTGGTGAACAGTGCCGGCGTGGGGGTCTTCGGCCCCGTGTGGGAGCTTTCCGAGGACGACTGGGCGCGGGTGCGCGCGACCAACCTCGACGGCGCCTTCTACGCCATGCGCGCGGTCCTCCCGACGATGCTGCGCGAGCAGCGCGGCACCATCGTCCACATCGGCTCGCTGGCGGGCCGCTACGCCTTCGCCGGCGGCGCGGCCTACAACGCCAGCAAGTTCGGCCTGCTGGGCCTGGCCGAGGCCAGCCTGCACGACCTGCGCCCCCGGGGCGTGCGCGTGAGCACGATCCTGCCGGGCTCGGTGAACACCACCTTCTCGAGCGCGCGCGCCGACGCCGACTGGAAGATCCAGCCCACCGACGTGGCCGAGACCGTGCTCTACGTGCTGGAAAGCGACACCGGGGTGATCCCCAGCGTGATCGAGCTGCGCCCGCGGCGCAGCAAGCCCGCGGGCTAG
- a CDS encoding cupin domain-containing protein, which translates to MKRKDLEGSPHGELFPGARAAAFGGRQTMLNHVVLDHGVTVPEHSHPEEQITYVLSGRLAFQIEDEVCEVAAGEAVWIPGGATHAVRALEPSVVLDVFSPVRPDLLERFGG; encoded by the coding sequence ATGAAACGCAAGGACCTGGAGGGAAGCCCCCACGGCGAGCTCTTCCCCGGAGCCCGCGCCGCGGCCTTCGGCGGCCGGCAGACGATGCTCAACCACGTGGTGCTCGACCACGGCGTGACCGTGCCCGAGCACAGCCACCCCGAGGAGCAGATCACCTACGTGCTCTCGGGGCGGCTGGCCTTTCAGATCGAGGACGAGGTCTGCGAGGTGGCCGCCGGCGAGGCCGTCTGGATTCCCGGGGGCGCGACGCACGCGGTGCGGGCGCTCGAGCCCAGCGTGGTCCTCGACGTCTTCAGCCCCGTCCGCCCCGACCTGTTGGAACGCTTCGGTGGCTAG
- a CDS encoding M20 family metallopeptidase: protein MSAQARAQDTLAYFERHLDAYLTDLRELVEIESPTHHLPGIKKAALWLQTQFAGLGELRRFETEAGAVLRLFRRGSGPRVLLLAHYDTVHPVGSWKKLWREERGRIYGPGVYDMKAGLLFILWALRYLGDSGAEHPNLEVLLTPDEEVGSVTSRIFIEDAARGADYALVLEPPTGAGDLKVHRKGVGWYKLRVHGKAAHQGVEPEKGVNAIVEAAHQVLRVVEAQDLEKGTTLGPNVARGGTAGNVVADYAEVLVDLRAWTLEEAERVDRFMRALEPVQPGARLELEGGLNRPPMEPTPESLALFELARGVARDLGFDSKPGKVGGGSDGNFTANLGVPTLDGLGAMGADAHQLSERIVTAELPRRMALLAELLTRLVRDA from the coding sequence ATGTCAGCGCAGGCACGTGCCCAAGACACCCTCGCATACTTCGAACGCCACCTGGACGCCTACCTGACCGACCTGCGCGAGCTGGTCGAGATCGAGTCGCCCACCCACCACCTGCCCGGGATCAAGAAGGCGGCGCTGTGGCTGCAGACCCAGTTCGCGGGGCTGGGCGAGCTGCGCCGCTTCGAGACCGAGGCCGGCGCGGTGCTGCGCCTCTTCCGCCGCGGCAGCGGGCCGCGGGTGCTGCTGCTCGCCCACTACGACACCGTGCACCCGGTGGGCTCGTGGAAGAAGCTGTGGCGCGAGGAGCGCGGCCGGATCTACGGTCCGGGCGTCTACGACATGAAGGCGGGGCTGCTCTTCATCCTCTGGGCGCTGCGCTACCTGGGCGACTCGGGGGCCGAACACCCCAACCTGGAGGTGCTGCTCACCCCCGACGAAGAGGTGGGCTCGGTGACCTCGCGCATCTTCATCGAGGACGCCGCCCGCGGCGCCGACTACGCACTGGTGCTCGAGCCCCCCACCGGCGCCGGCGACCTCAAGGTGCACCGCAAGGGCGTGGGCTGGTACAAGCTGCGCGTCCACGGCAAGGCCGCCCACCAGGGGGTCGAGCCCGAGAAGGGGGTGAACGCCATCGTCGAGGCGGCGCACCAGGTGCTGCGCGTCGTCGAGGCCCAGGACCTGGAGAAGGGCACCACCCTGGGCCCCAACGTGGCCCGCGGCGGCACGGCCGGCAACGTGGTGGCCGACTACGCCGAGGTGCTCGTGGACCTGCGCGCTTGGACGCTCGAAGAGGCCGAGCGGGTGGACCGCTTCATGCGGGCGCTCGAGCCGGTGCAGCCGGGGGCGCGCCTCGAGCTCGAGGGCGGCCTCAACCGCCCGCCGATGGAGCCCACCCCCGAGAGCCTGGCGCTGTTCGAACTGGCCCGCGGCGTGGCGCGCGACCTCGGCTTCGACTCGAAGCCCGGCAAGGTGGGCGGCGGCTCCGACGGCAACTTCACCGCCAACCTGGGGGTGCCCACCCTCGACGGCCTGGGGGCGATGGGGGCGGACGCCCACCAGCTGAGCGAGCGCATCGTCACCGCCGAGCTGCCCCGGCGCATGGCGCTTTTGGCCGAGCTGCTCACCCGCCTGGTGCGCGACGCCTAG
- a CDS encoding fatty acid desaturase: MNESPQQKVKPADWVPLVRPFARPQAWRSLAQVLTSYLPFLTLWYLAYRALEVHWGLTLALDLAAAFFLVRIFILQHDAGHGSFFKNPRANDVLGFVSGVLTLTPYGYWQHAHARHHATSGNLDKRGVGDIYTMTTEEYLAATPWQRFSYRVYRNPFVMFLIGPIWVFMLSYRLPLGYGGDKPKVRASVWWTNLALAGLVAFVFAVFGWKAFLLVYLPVQYFAAMIGIFLFYVQHQFEDAYWEPDPRWEYLKAAMEGSTYLKLPRLLQWLTGNIGLHHVHHLAPKIPNYRLQEAHDRIELMKAAPTVTLGDAFKIAFADLHLYDAGQDRLVGFREVAAQARAADRERTRGERTVQ; encoded by the coding sequence ATGAACGAATCCCCACAGCAAAAAGTCAAGCCCGCGGACTGGGTTCCCCTGGTCCGCCCCTTCGCCCGGCCGCAGGCCTGGCGCAGCCTCGCGCAGGTGCTGACCAGCTACCTGCCCTTCCTGACCCTGTGGTACCTGGCCTACCGCGCGCTCGAGGTGCACTGGGGTCTGACCCTGGCGCTCGACCTCGCCGCCGCCTTCTTCCTGGTGCGCATCTTCATCCTGCAGCACGACGCCGGCCACGGCTCCTTCTTCAAGAACCCCCGCGCCAACGACGTGCTGGGCTTCGTGAGCGGGGTGCTCACCCTGACCCCCTACGGCTACTGGCAGCACGCCCACGCGCGGCACCACGCCACCAGCGGCAACCTCGACAAGCGCGGCGTCGGCGACATCTACACGATGACGACCGAGGAGTACCTGGCGGCCACCCCCTGGCAACGCTTCAGCTACCGCGTCTACCGCAACCCCTTCGTGATGTTCCTGATCGGACCGATCTGGGTCTTCATGCTCAGCTACCGCCTCCCGCTCGGCTACGGCGGCGACAAGCCGAAGGTGCGCGCCAGCGTCTGGTGGACCAACCTCGCGCTGGCCGGCCTGGTGGCCTTCGTCTTCGCCGTCTTCGGCTGGAAGGCCTTCCTGCTCGTCTACCTGCCCGTCCAGTACTTCGCCGCGATGATCGGCATCTTCCTCTTCTACGTCCAGCACCAGTTCGAGGACGCTTACTGGGAGCCCGACCCCCGCTGGGAGTACCTGAAGGCGGCGATGGAGGGCAGCACCTACCTCAAGCTGCCGCGCCTGCTGCAGTGGCTGACCGGCAACATCGGGCTGCACCACGTGCACCACCTGGCCCCGAAGATCCCCAACTACCGCCTGCAGGAGGCCCACGACCGCATCGAGCTGATGAAGGCCGCCCCCACGGTCACCCTCGGCGACGCCTTCAAGATCGCCTTCGCCGACCTGCACCTCTACGACGCCGGCCAGGACCGCCTCGTCGGTTTCCGCGAGGTGGCGGCGCAGGCCCGCGCCGCGGACCGCGAGCGCACCCGCGGCGAGCGCACCGTCCAGTAA
- a CDS encoding trimeric intracellular cation channel family protein: MEFWVWLGTLAFAAGGALEGVRKRYDLVGVLLVAGITAVGGGSVRDLVVGRLPPAALSDEALLWTVALVGAGVFFLHRAVRRLGRALYLLDTLGLGVFAALGAASGLEAGLGFWGVVFAGMTSGVGGGVLRDLLTQQVPGVFYRAGDWYATAAAGGAALYYLLGPGPYALAAAATAAVLLRLGSRALGLVLPTPR, translated from the coding sequence GTGGAGTTCTGGGTCTGGCTCGGCACCCTGGCCTTCGCCGCGGGCGGCGCGCTTGAGGGCGTGCGGAAGCGCTACGACCTCGTGGGCGTGCTGCTCGTCGCCGGCATCACCGCCGTGGGCGGCGGCTCGGTGCGCGACCTGGTCGTGGGGCGGCTGCCGCCGGCGGCGCTTTCGGACGAGGCCCTGCTCTGGACCGTGGCCCTGGTGGGCGCGGGGGTCTTCTTCCTGCACCGCGCCGTGCGGCGGCTGGGGCGGGCGCTCTACCTGCTCGACACCCTGGGCCTCGGCGTCTTCGCGGCGCTGGGCGCGGCCAGCGGGCTCGAGGCCGGCCTCGGCTTCTGGGGCGTCGTCTTCGCGGGGATGACGAGCGGCGTCGGCGGCGGGGTGCTGCGCGACCTGCTGACCCAGCAGGTGCCGGGCGTCTTCTACCGCGCCGGCGACTGGTACGCGACCGCCGCCGCGGGCGGGGCCGCGCTCTACTACCTGCTCGGCCCCGGGCCCTACGCCCTGGCGGCCGCCGCGACGGCCGCGGTGCTGCTGCGGCTCGGCAGCCGCGCGTTGGGCCTGGTGCTGCCGACGCCGCGCTAG
- a CDS encoding histidinol-phosphatase HisJ family protein yields the protein MYDSHVHTPLCQHAEGEPAAYLAAARERGLAGLVFTDHNPMPPWFDPKSRMGEAQLPLYHRLVEAVRAQAPDGFYVGLGLEADFHPGTEAYVRAQLEAYPYDYVIGSVHFIGAWPFDHPDFAAEFERRDRLEVYADYYALVYAAAESGLFDAIGHLDLPKKFGHLPPEEAWDLVEGVLGAIRDAGIALDVNTAGWRKPVGELYPAPRILRRARELGVPVVLGSDAHAPDEVGARFAEAAALLAEAGYREAWVYKNRKPEPYPLEAP from the coding sequence ATGTACGACAGCCACGTGCACACCCCGCTGTGCCAGCACGCCGAGGGCGAGCCCGCGGCCTACCTGGCCGCGGCGCGGGAGCGGGGCCTGGCCGGCCTCGTCTTCACCGACCACAACCCCATGCCCCCCTGGTTCGACCCGAAAAGCCGCATGGGCGAGGCCCAGCTGCCGCTCTACCACCGCCTCGTCGAGGCGGTGCGGGCCCAGGCGCCCGACGGCTTCTACGTGGGGCTGGGGCTCGAGGCCGACTTCCATCCCGGCACCGAGGCCTACGTGCGGGCCCAGCTCGAGGCCTACCCCTACGACTACGTGATTGGCTCGGTGCACTTCATCGGCGCCTGGCCCTTCGACCACCCCGACTTCGCCGCCGAGTTCGAGCGGCGCGACCGGCTCGAGGTCTACGCCGACTACTACGCCCTGGTCTACGCCGCCGCCGAGTCGGGCCTCTTCGACGCCATCGGCCACCTCGACCTGCCCAAGAAGTTCGGCCACCTCCCCCCGGAGGAGGCCTGGGACCTGGTCGAGGGGGTGCTGGGCGCGATCCGCGACGCCGGGATCGCCCTGGACGTGAACACCGCCGGTTGGCGCAAGCCCGTGGGCGAGCTCTACCCCGCGCCCCGGATCTTGCGGCGCGCCCGCGAGCTGGGCGTCCCGGTGGTGCTCGGCTCCGACGCCCACGCCCCGGACGAGGTGGGGGCGCGCTTCGCGGAGGCGGCGGCGCTGCTGGCCGAGGCGGGCTACCGCGAGGCCTGGGTCTACAAGAACCGCAAGCCGGAGCCCTACCCGCTGGAGGCGCCGTGA
- a CDS encoding adenylosuccinate synthase, producing the protein MPGVAIIGAQWGDEGKGKVTDALVAQADYVVRFQGGANAGHTVVAGGHTFKLHLLPTGVIHPHATSVLADGMVVDAEAFAEELAEIRRLGFEPRVRVSERAHLVLPHHKFVESKGNFVGTTGRGIGPAYADRARRVGIRVGDLLEPEVLAERVERLLAAKPNSTAGAGWTSAARALEDLERMREVLGPFVADTGAELRAAWKAGKKILFEGAQGTMLDLNYGTYPYVTSSHPSVGGIVVGTGLSHKAVGKVYGVAKAYATRVGHGPFPTELEGELAETLREKGGEFGVTTGRPRRVGWLDLVALKYAVDVNGMDGIVLTKLDVLSGFEEVKVGVAYREDGSVEYRTMKGWGDLAGLARREDLPRTLLDYIEFIEDALEVPVVMFSTSPRREDTFGSVSWV; encoded by the coding sequence ATGCCGGGAGTCGCGATCATAGGGGCCCAGTGGGGCGACGAGGGGAAGGGGAAGGTCACCGACGCGTTGGTGGCCCAGGCCGACTACGTGGTGCGCTTCCAGGGCGGGGCCAACGCCGGACACACGGTCGTCGCCGGGGGGCACACCTTCAAGCTGCACCTGCTGCCGACGGGGGTGATCCACCCGCACGCGACGAGCGTGCTCGCCGACGGGATGGTGGTCGACGCCGAGGCGTTCGCGGAAGAGCTCGCCGAGATCCGCCGGCTGGGCTTCGAGCCCCGGGTGCGCGTCTCCGAACGGGCGCACCTGGTGCTGCCGCACCACAAGTTCGTGGAGAGCAAGGGCAACTTCGTGGGCACCACCGGGCGCGGCATCGGCCCGGCCTACGCCGACCGCGCCCGCCGCGTGGGCATCCGCGTCGGCGACCTGCTCGAGCCCGAGGTCCTCGCCGAGCGCGTGGAGCGCCTGCTCGCGGCCAAGCCCAACTCCACCGCGGGCGCCGGCTGGACGAGCGCGGCGCGGGCGCTCGAGGACCTGGAGCGGATGCGCGAGGTGCTGGGGCCCTTCGTGGCCGACACCGGCGCCGAGCTGCGCGCCGCCTGGAAGGCGGGGAAGAAGATCCTCTTCGAGGGGGCCCAGGGGACGATGCTCGACCTCAACTACGGCACCTACCCCTACGTGACCAGCAGCCACCCCAGCGTGGGCGGGATCGTCGTGGGCACCGGGCTCTCCCACAAGGCGGTGGGCAAGGTCTACGGCGTGGCCAAGGCCTACGCCACCCGGGTGGGCCACGGCCCCTTCCCCACCGAGCTCGAGGGCGAGCTCGCCGAGACGCTGCGGGAGAAGGGCGGCGAGTTCGGGGTGACCACCGGCCGCCCGCGGCGGGTGGGCTGGCTCGACCTGGTGGCCCTCAAGTACGCCGTGGACGTCAACGGCATGGACGGGATCGTGCTCACCAAGCTCGACGTGCTCTCGGGCTTCGAAGAGGTCAAGGTGGGCGTGGCCTACCGTGAGGACGGGAGCGTGGAGTACCGCACCATGAAGGGCTGGGGCGACCTCGCGGGGCTCGCCCGCCGCGAGGACCTGCCGCGGACGTTGCTCGACTACATCGAGTTCATCGAGGACGCGCTCGAGGTGCCGGTGGTGATGTTCTCGACCAGCCCCCGGCGCGAGGACACCTTCGGCAGCGTGAGCTGGGTGTAA
- a CDS encoding carboxylate-amine ligase produces the protein MHEGAPPLTVGIEEEYQLIDPETRDLAPVASEVLGEAPLALKQLLNPELHQAMVEIGTPPAANIREAYGMLVEMRREVAQLAAAKGARIVAAGTHPFALWEDVPITQKDRYVELLGEFQDAVRALLIFGTHVHVGAGDDDEFRVDAINTLRYMLPHLLALSVSSPLWRGRVTGLKSYRSLIWRGLPRTGIPATFSSYSDYQHFVEVLIETGSIQDASRIWWAMRAHHRYPTIEFRATDLATNPRDAIAIAALAQALIYKHWLMRRDNVTFRQYPTPLIEENVWRAARYGLDGKLIDFGERREKWARDLLVELVEFVDDVLDDLDSRWAVEHVYTILDRGTAADRQLAIYQETGDLRAVVDWLIEETLRDIA, from the coding sequence ATGCACGAGGGTGCGCCGCCCCTGACCGTGGGCATCGAGGAAGAATACCAGCTGATCGATCCGGAGACCCGCGACCTGGCCCCGGTGGCCTCCGAGGTGCTGGGGGAGGCCCCCCTCGCGCTCAAGCAGCTGCTCAACCCCGAGCTGCACCAGGCGATGGTCGAGATCGGCACCCCGCCCGCGGCCAACATCCGCGAGGCCTACGGCATGCTCGTGGAGATGCGGCGCGAGGTGGCCCAGCTGGCCGCGGCCAAGGGGGCCCGCATCGTCGCCGCCGGCACCCACCCCTTCGCGCTGTGGGAGGACGTGCCCATCACCCAGAAGGACCGCTACGTGGAGCTCCTGGGCGAGTTCCAGGACGCGGTGCGCGCCCTGCTCATCTTCGGCACCCACGTCCACGTGGGGGCGGGGGACGACGACGAGTTCCGCGTCGACGCCATCAACACCCTGCGCTACATGCTCCCCCACCTGCTGGCCCTCTCGGTCTCGAGCCCGCTGTGGCGCGGCCGCGTCACCGGCCTCAAGAGCTACCGCAGCCTCATCTGGCGCGGCCTGCCGCGCACCGGCATCCCCGCCACCTTCTCCAGCTACTCCGACTACCAGCACTTCGTCGAGGTCCTGATCGAGACCGGCTCCATCCAGGACGCCTCGCGCATCTGGTGGGCGATGCGGGCCCACCACCGCTACCCGACGATCGAGTTCCGGGCCACCGACCTGGCCACCAACCCCCGCGACGCCATCGCCATCGCGGCGCTGGCCCAGGCGCTGATCTACAAGCACTGGCTGATGCGGCGCGACAACGTCACCTTCCGCCAGTACCCCACCCCGCTGATCGAGGAGAACGTCTGGCGCGCCGCGCGCTACGGCCTCGACGGCAAGCTGATCGACTTCGGCGAGCGCCGCGAGAAGTGGGCCCGCGACCTGCTCGTCGAGCTCGTCGAGTTCGTGGACGACGTCCTCGACGACCTGGACAGCCGCTGGGCGGTGGAGCACGTCTACACCATCCTCGACCGCGGCACCGCCGCCGACCGGCAGCTGGCCATCTACCAGGAGACCGGCGACCTGCGCGCCGTGGTGGACTGGCTGATCGAGGAAACGCTCCGGGACATCGCCTGA